Proteins encoded by one window of Synechococcus sp. MVIR-18-1:
- a CDS encoding sulfotransferase, with the protein MSVSRLFDVLVAGGCIRPTTLLAGLRHGSVSPRRFPVALLLTASGLAVEPFAWLQALIYGRRIQACACPDNPVVVIGHWRSGTTYLHQLLAADPAAATARNHFTIAPQAALVLKPLLKPLLKWGMTQHRPIDAVPWGAEDPQEDEVGLARLTMDTNMAGIAFPQHYPTHFRRAVLNSTPEFEQTLLHFTRLTWLHEGAGKNHLVIKNSAHTARVVLLLRLFPRARFVYLYRWPIDSIRSLAQVKQRLAQLVGLQEPPSSLRQVKETAAAHDQLQEAFARSRHLIPKGQLVEIAYDDLVQSPLNTLQRIYSALKIGGWDSAREAIAARIAKGRAYQAEPVVLDPEAEQRLQELLS; encoded by the coding sequence ATGTCTGTGTCTCGCCTTTTCGATGTGCTGGTCGCTGGGGGATGCATTCGCCCCACCACGCTGCTTGCTGGGTTAAGGCATGGATCCGTGTCCCCAAGGCGTTTTCCCGTTGCGTTGTTGCTTACGGCCAGCGGCTTGGCGGTCGAGCCGTTTGCCTGGCTGCAAGCCCTGATCTATGGGCGCAGGATTCAGGCTTGCGCCTGCCCTGATAACCCAGTGGTGGTGATTGGTCACTGGCGCAGCGGCACCACCTATCTGCACCAGCTGTTGGCGGCTGATCCAGCTGCAGCCACCGCTCGCAACCACTTCACCATTGCGCCGCAGGCTGCCTTGGTGCTGAAACCGCTGCTCAAGCCCCTGTTGAAGTGGGGGATGACACAGCATCGCCCCATCGATGCTGTGCCCTGGGGAGCAGAGGATCCCCAGGAAGACGAGGTGGGGTTGGCCCGGCTCACCATGGACACCAACATGGCGGGCATTGCTTTTCCTCAGCATTACCCAACGCATTTCCGCCGCGCTGTGCTCAACAGCACGCCCGAGTTTGAGCAGACGTTGCTTCATTTCACTCGCCTTACCTGGTTGCATGAGGGAGCTGGTAAAAACCACCTGGTGATCAAAAATTCTGCGCACACCGCACGGGTTGTTTTGCTACTGCGTCTGTTTCCGCGGGCCCGGTTTGTCTATCTGTACCGGTGGCCGATCGATTCGATTCGTTCGCTTGCGCAGGTCAAGCAGCGGTTAGCTCAATTGGTAGGCCTGCAAGAGCCTCCATCCAGCCTGCGACAAGTGAAGGAAACAGCGGCGGCCCATGACCAATTGCAAGAGGCCTTTGCTCGCTCGCGGCATTTGATCCCCAAGGGGCAGCTGGTGGAGATCGCTTACGACGACTTGGTGCAGTCACCGCTGAATACGCTGCAGCGGATTTACAGCGCTCTTAAAATTGGGGGTTGGGACTCTGCGCGCGAGGCGATTGCGGCTCGCATTGCCAAGGGCAGGGCGTATCAAGCGGAGCCTGTTGTCTTAGATCCGGAGGCTGAGCAACGCCTGCAGGAGTTGCTCAGCTGA
- a CDS encoding helix-turn-helix domain-containing protein, protein MLQTPSAITNQYSVPPGSSQSISWSTKFNSASELAAVLLRLGKQFDVLQLSTGQLQGHFAVVHLNDLSIFSIETNQLLLLNGERGQDCITFSLETSGNHSDHKVYCQSIESHSLHGFKLDLNESHFQLTASSTTVIAITSAKKFCRFLECCGAFELRDSLYTSNSLQLNPAHYSAIANNLCWHLNNPSNNPELRSLHTGEIFALMLEALSSRNNQSFKAFELAPRQQLVCKLISWGFDNSTNPLKLDDVSNILFSSRRTLIQGCKENFQMGPMELLRLIRLEEVNHFLRSKELRRELKLNKVGEIASHFGFSSRGHFSASYQNQFGESPRQTLSKANMIHTM, encoded by the coding sequence ATGTTGCAGACGCCAAGCGCAATAACCAACCAATATTCTGTCCCTCCCGGCTCATCGCAAAGCATTAGTTGGAGTACCAAATTTAACTCCGCCAGCGAATTAGCCGCTGTGCTCTTAAGGCTTGGCAAACAATTTGATGTTTTACAGCTGTCTACCGGTCAACTTCAAGGCCACTTCGCTGTTGTTCACCTCAATGATCTCAGCATTTTTAGTATTGAAACCAATCAGCTGCTCTTACTCAACGGCGAACGCGGACAAGATTGCATCACGTTTAGTTTAGAAACGAGTGGGAACCATTCTGATCACAAAGTTTACTGCCAATCCATTGAATCCCATTCCCTACATGGATTCAAACTAGATCTCAACGAAAGCCATTTCCAATTAACAGCAAGCTCAACAACTGTTATCGCCATCACCTCAGCCAAAAAATTCTGTAGATTTCTTGAATGCTGCGGAGCGTTTGAATTACGGGATAGTCTCTATACCAGCAATTCATTACAGCTAAATCCAGCACATTATTCTGCAATTGCAAACAATCTTTGCTGGCATTTAAACAACCCATCTAACAACCCAGAATTGCGTTCACTGCATACAGGAGAGATCTTCGCGCTGATGCTGGAAGCGCTTTCAAGCAGAAACAATCAATCCTTCAAGGCATTCGAACTAGCACCACGCCAACAACTGGTTTGCAAATTGATCAGTTGGGGATTCGATAACAGCACAAACCCGCTCAAGCTTGATGATGTCAGCAATATTCTCTTTAGCTCAAGGCGCACTCTCATACAAGGTTGCAAAGAAAACTTCCAAATGGGACCAATGGAGCTGCTTCGCTTAATCCGCCTCGAGGAAGTGAATCACTTCCTCAGATCCAAAGAGTTACGAAGAGAACTAAAGCTAAATAAGGTAGGAGAAATTGCAAGTCATTTTGGCTTCTCAAGCCGAGGACATTTTTCAGCTTCCTATCAAAATCAATTTGGCGAATCACCAAGGCAAACACTTTCGAAAGCAAACATGATCCATACGATGTAG
- a CDS encoding metallophosphoesterase, translating to MNFASDPSIQRKISKMAARVRWKHPELIRQGIDQTRLVIDQGNDNPGSDDAFYFLVLGDSGTGRHRFQSPPRRIAERLLPHKADAAFLLHTGDVVYLVGALDQYRANFLRPYREWLDQGNAWKSMSPEGLVFNQPFLPVPGNHDYYDLSWPVALLAGLTLPLRRYLQWFDDVDAGWRGSRQGEAYARVFLDVLNQIPPARLTNHLELHYDAVWDGQRCLRYRPGVNTRLPNRYFRFRQAGVDVFAIDSNTLMSPEKPTNNLRNLRGDLRSLEERRTTLYKTLASSNLDETHRDELFDALETLQEECFDLQRQIKQLNQINQAALVDHEQLEWLKEGLITSHRDPEVRGRILTMHHPAYVTEKTKCNQADTHAIRRQLRAVFDAVVRALGEDLGSAKPVDLVLSGHAHCLEVLRTHDTGHADSHINWVICGGSGYGLRAQRREGAEITEQTVDGKTRVVATSELFIGRNSTDAGGRDGYSGLRVDVAEGRPLTIRLTPLVSCRDGKSWLDADPDPISLRS from the coding sequence TTGAACTTCGCCAGTGATCCCAGCATCCAGCGGAAGATCAGCAAGATGGCCGCGCGCGTGCGCTGGAAGCATCCAGAGCTGATTCGCCAAGGGATTGATCAGACCCGACTCGTGATTGACCAGGGGAATGACAACCCTGGTAGCGACGATGCCTTTTACTTTTTGGTTCTTGGCGATAGTGGTACTGGTCGTCATCGCTTCCAGAGTCCTCCCCGTCGGATTGCTGAACGACTGCTACCGCATAAAGCGGATGCAGCTTTTCTGCTGCACACCGGAGATGTGGTTTATCTGGTTGGCGCTTTGGATCAGTACCGCGCCAACTTTTTAAGGCCCTACCGGGAATGGCTTGATCAGGGCAACGCTTGGAAAAGCATGAGCCCTGAAGGCTTGGTCTTTAATCAGCCATTTTTGCCAGTTCCTGGTAACCACGATTACTACGACCTTTCATGGCCTGTTGCCTTGCTCGCGGGGCTGACCCTTCCGTTGCGCCGCTATTTGCAATGGTTTGATGATGTCGATGCCGGCTGGCGCGGCTCTCGCCAGGGTGAGGCCTATGCCCGCGTGTTTTTGGATGTTCTGAATCAAATCCCCCCAGCCCGGCTGACGAACCATCTCGAGTTGCATTACGACGCTGTTTGGGATGGACAGCGATGTTTGCGATACCGGCCTGGTGTGAACACGCGTCTCCCCAATCGTTATTTTCGTTTCCGACAGGCTGGTGTTGATGTGTTTGCGATCGATTCGAACACCCTGATGTCGCCCGAAAAACCAACGAATAATCTTCGCAACTTGCGAGGAGATTTGCGCAGTCTTGAAGAACGTCGAACCACTCTCTACAAAACATTGGCGAGTAGCAACCTCGATGAAACCCACCGAGATGAACTGTTTGATGCGTTGGAAACGCTCCAGGAGGAATGCTTCGATCTTCAACGTCAAATTAAGCAACTCAATCAGATCAATCAAGCAGCGCTAGTTGATCATGAGCAACTGGAATGGCTCAAGGAGGGGTTAATCACATCCCATCGCGATCCAGAAGTGAGGGGCAGGATTTTGACGATGCATCACCCGGCCTATGTCACCGAGAAAACAAAATGCAACCAGGCCGATACGCATGCGATTCGCAGGCAATTGCGCGCTGTTTTCGATGCTGTTGTGAGGGCTCTAGGTGAGGATCTCGGATCGGCCAAACCCGTTGATCTTGTGCTGAGTGGGCACGCCCATTGCCTAGAGGTGCTTCGCACCCATGACACGGGACATGCAGACAGCCACATCAACTGGGTGATTTGCGGCGGCAGCGGCTATGGATTGCGAGCTCAGCGACGGGAAGGTGCTGAGATTACGGAACAAACAGTGGATGGAAAGACCAGGGTGGTGGCAACGAGCGAGCTGTTTATTGGGCGAAACTCGACTGATGCAGGGGGACGCGATGGCTACAGCGGTTTGCGTGTCGACGTTGCAGAGGGGCGCCCCCTCACCATCCGTTTAACGCCTTTGGTGTCGTGCCGAGATGGCAAGAGTTGGCTGGATGCAGATCCTGATCCGATCAGCTTGAGGTCGTGA
- a CDS encoding MFS transporter, whose product MQSLACIPFLGILASLQLIDPSVANIALVKASDALQMHGAVLALGASVSTLAQAASVLVMGFFGDRFGRRRVLAASLLLAVVGNLLSMLSGEAGLFLLGRALTGIALGSVLTSTFASVRFVTPAAGVSAALGLWNLLIVVGFISGSLIGGWMATINWRLSFLLVPIICSASLLLLPALLPAIPGNRALKPDLPGLASIAIAMVLFLFGINHAALGLRSPSFWLPACSGLLLFVLHISLERRSRKPMFPPRLYLRGFFAAAVINGIGWNVAQAVVQLQTSNFWQLVQGYSTSAVAFAQLPFLICFGVAGIYAGRWMGPGRRTLMLMAGGSLALVLGLALFAIVQVQTPYWQLLPALMLAGLGLAFVAVPQSALFVQEAPEDCFGSVLAFRTTSGQLGFAFGLAASGTMISGFGFHDLHSRMQAAGLGLEHLPQRDEQIRLFLRNSPISLEGSASQQLLNLLREAYTQGLAGTMLVVAVLTGLLFAISLLLLIIGREQQLLHQEGS is encoded by the coding sequence TTGCAATCGCTGGCTTGCATCCCCTTTCTAGGCATCCTCGCCAGCCTGCAGCTGATCGACCCCAGCGTGGCCAATATCGCCTTGGTGAAAGCCAGCGATGCCTTGCAGATGCATGGCGCTGTGTTGGCCCTCGGCGCCAGCGTGTCGACCCTGGCCCAAGCCGCATCGGTGCTGGTGATGGGCTTTTTCGGCGACCGTTTTGGCCGGCGCAGGGTGCTGGCGGCCTCGCTGCTGCTCGCGGTGGTGGGGAATCTGCTGTCAATGCTGTCGGGCGAGGCGGGCCTCTTCCTGCTCGGCCGTGCCCTCACCGGCATCGCCCTCGGCTCGGTGCTCACCAGCACCTTTGCCAGCGTGCGCTTCGTGACACCCGCCGCTGGCGTGAGCGCCGCCCTGGGCCTCTGGAACCTGCTGATCGTGGTGGGCTTCATCAGCGGCTCCCTGATCGGTGGCTGGATGGCCACCATCAATTGGCGCCTGTCTTTTTTGCTGGTGCCGATCATTTGCAGCGCCAGCCTGCTGCTCTTACCAGCACTGCTGCCAGCGATTCCAGGCAATCGCGCCCTCAAGCCCGACCTCCCTGGCCTGGCGAGCATCGCGATCGCCATGGTGCTGTTTTTATTTGGCATCAACCACGCCGCTTTAGGGCTGCGCAGCCCCAGCTTCTGGCTGCCGGCCTGCAGCGGACTGCTGTTGTTTGTGCTGCACATCAGCCTTGAGCGGCGCAGCCGCAAACCGATGTTTCCGCCGCGGCTGTACCTGCGCGGGTTCTTTGCTGCAGCCGTGATCAATGGGATCGGCTGGAATGTGGCCCAAGCGGTGGTGCAGCTGCAAACCAGCAACTTCTGGCAGCTGGTGCAGGGATACAGCACCAGTGCGGTGGCCTTCGCTCAGCTGCCCTTCCTGATCTGTTTTGGCGTGGCGGGGATCTACGCCGGGCGCTGGATGGGTCCTGGCCGGCGCACCTTGATGTTGATGGCGGGCGGCAGCCTGGCGCTGGTGCTCGGCCTGGCCCTATTCGCGATCGTGCAAGTGCAAACGCCCTACTGGCAGCTGCTGCCGGCCCTGATGCTGGCCGGCCTCGGCCTGGCCTTTGTGGCGGTGCCGCAATCCGCCTTGTTTGTGCAGGAAGCACCAGAGGATTGCTTTGGATCGGTGCTGGCCTTTCGCACCACCAGCGGCCAGCTGGGCTTTGCCTTTGGGCTCGCCGCCAGCGGCACGATGATCAGCGGCTTTGGCTTCCATGATCTGCACAGCCGCATGCAGGCCGCAGGCCTGGGCTTGGAGCATCTGCCCCAACGCGATGAGCAGATTCGTTTGTTTTTGCGCAATAGCCCGATCTCGCTTGAGGGATCGGCGTCTCAGCAGCTTCTCAATCTTCTGCGGGAGGCCTACACCCAGGGGCTAGCGGGAACGATGCTGGTTGTGGCAGTGCTCACGGGGCTGCTGTTTGCGATCAGCTTGCTGCTGTTGATCATTGGCCGCGAGCAACAACTGCTCCATCAAGAAGGTTCCTGA
- a CDS encoding DUF1622 domain-containing protein codes for MEWVEHVLTHTAEGLRLLLEILSVLSVAVGLVAVFSPAGPLRLRAIPPRLLQRGPLTSARLTFGGWIALALEFQLGADVVQTTISREASALIQLGAVALVRTFLNYFLSLELKEKEQTS; via the coding sequence ATGGAATGGGTTGAGCATGTTCTGACACACACTGCGGAGGGATTGCGCTTGTTGCTTGAGATCCTTTCGGTGCTATCGGTAGCCGTTGGCTTGGTTGCAGTTTTTAGCCCTGCTGGTCCACTCCGGCTTAGAGCGATTCCACCTCGACTTCTGCAACGAGGGCCCTTAACTTCCGCCCGCTTGACATTTGGCGGATGGATTGCTTTGGCTCTTGAATTTCAGCTTGGTGCTGATGTGGTGCAGACCACCATTAGCCGTGAAGCTTCTGCTTTGATTCAGCTTGGAGCAGTAGCGTTGGTGCGTACATTCCTGAATTACTTTCTGAGTTTGGAACTCAAAGAAAAAGAGCAGACCTCTTAA
- a CDS encoding arylsulfatase, protein MVSQRTTGFSSMGNNPHVDGSILPFPAKPSGSKAGTTMQESTYSPLPEPQRLPDDAPNILVVLIDDAGPALPECLGGDIHTPTLQNVKDGGVGFNRFHTTAMCSPTRSSLLSGRNHTFVGNGQICEFANDWDGYSGRIPESCALQADVLRNYGYSTGAWGKWHNTPTNQTTAAGPFENWPTGLGFEYFYGFLAGEASQYEPHLVRNTTVVLPPKTPAEGYHISEDLADDAINWLQTHKALSPDKPFYMYWASGALHGPHHVNKEWADKYKGKFDEGWDAYRERAFKNAKAKGWIPENAQLTPRHPRMAAWDSIPEHQKPFQSRLMEVLAGFAEHTDHQVGRIVSEIERLGYEENTLVVYIWGDNGSSGEGQDGTISELLAQNSIATEIDEHIKVLDDLGGLDALGSPLVDNMYHAGWAWAGSTPYQGMKLMASYLGGTRNPMAIKWPKGIKPDPKPRSQFHHCNDLVPTIYELVGITPPKVVNGVEQDPIHGTSFAYAFNAPDAPGALKTQFFDIMGSRSIYHNGWMAGAVGPRLPWVKGVDPDILTWSPDTDVWELYNLDEDFSQSKNVANEHPEKLQMLKNLFLVESAKYKNMPIGGGLWTVIFHPELKVAPEATSWELPGTITRIPETCAPRLGCLNNKVTIDMDIPENASGVLYKLGANSGGLTLFMDQGILTYEYNLFIIERTKLRSDQPLPAGRHKLEVVTEHTDDNPRGPLAIKVSLNGTQLMKGIVPRVAALLFTANDCLDVGQALGSPVSLDYHERAPFKFNGTIHTMHVEYLE, encoded by the coding sequence ATGGTCAGCCAACGCACGACTGGTTTCTCATCCATGGGCAACAATCCACACGTCGACGGTTCAATCCTGCCGTTCCCTGCCAAGCCGTCGGGCAGCAAAGCCGGAACGACGATGCAGGAGTCGACATACAGTCCGCTACCCGAACCCCAAAGGCTGCCAGACGATGCACCCAATATTCTTGTGGTGCTGATTGATGATGCAGGTCCGGCACTGCCGGAGTGCCTTGGCGGCGATATCCATACGCCCACCTTGCAGAACGTGAAAGACGGTGGCGTGGGCTTCAATCGCTTCCACACCACAGCGATGTGTTCACCAACGCGCTCCTCACTGCTCAGCGGTCGCAACCACACCTTCGTGGGCAATGGCCAGATCTGTGAATTCGCGAACGACTGGGACGGTTATTCAGGACGAATTCCTGAAAGTTGTGCACTCCAGGCCGACGTACTACGCAATTACGGCTACTCAACCGGTGCATGGGGCAAGTGGCACAACACACCCACCAACCAAACCACGGCTGCAGGTCCCTTTGAGAACTGGCCAACGGGGCTGGGATTCGAATATTTCTACGGATTCCTGGCAGGAGAGGCCTCTCAATACGAGCCGCATCTGGTGCGCAACACCACAGTGGTGTTGCCACCGAAAACGCCAGCGGAGGGTTATCACATCAGTGAAGACCTCGCCGATGACGCCATCAACTGGCTTCAAACCCACAAAGCCCTGAGTCCTGACAAGCCCTTCTACATGTACTGGGCTTCAGGAGCCCTGCATGGCCCTCACCACGTGAACAAGGAATGGGCTGATAAGTACAAAGGCAAGTTTGATGAGGGCTGGGACGCCTACCGCGAGCGTGCCTTCAAGAACGCCAAAGCCAAAGGCTGGATTCCAGAGAACGCCCAACTCACACCACGCCATCCCAGGATGGCAGCCTGGGATTCCATTCCCGAGCACCAGAAGCCCTTTCAGTCGCGTTTGATGGAAGTGCTGGCAGGCTTTGCCGAACACACGGATCATCAGGTTGGCCGCATTGTCTCTGAAATTGAACGGCTCGGGTACGAAGAAAACACCCTGGTTGTTTACATCTGGGGCGATAACGGCTCATCGGGCGAGGGCCAGGACGGCACGATCTCTGAGCTGCTCGCTCAAAACTCCATTGCCACAGAGATCGATGAGCACATCAAAGTGCTCGACGATTTAGGCGGGCTGGATGCGCTTGGCTCCCCGCTGGTGGACAACATGTATCACGCAGGCTGGGCCTGGGCTGGCAGTACGCCTTATCAAGGCATGAAGCTGATGGCCTCCTACCTCGGTGGCACTCGCAATCCGATGGCGATCAAGTGGCCAAAGGGCATCAAGCCAGATCCCAAACCTCGGTCGCAGTTCCACCACTGCAACGATCTCGTGCCAACGATCTACGAGCTGGTAGGAATCACTCCACCCAAGGTGGTGAATGGCGTTGAACAAGACCCGATTCACGGCACCAGCTTTGCCTATGCCTTCAATGCGCCGGATGCACCGGGTGCACTCAAAACCCAATTCTTCGACATCATGGGCTCTCGATCCATCTACCACAATGGCTGGATGGCTGGAGCCGTGGGGCCACGCCTGCCTTGGGTGAAGGGCGTCGACCCCGACATCCTCACCTGGTCACCAGACACCGACGTCTGGGAGCTCTACAACCTCGACGAGGATTTCAGTCAGAGCAAGAATGTTGCCAATGAGCATCCAGAAAAACTGCAGATGCTCAAGAATCTGTTCCTGGTGGAATCGGCGAAATACAAAAACATGCCGATTGGTGGTGGTCTCTGGACCGTCATCTTCCACCCCGAACTGAAGGTGGCCCCGGAAGCAACATCCTGGGAGTTGCCTGGCACCATTACCCGCATTCCTGAGACCTGTGCTCCACGTCTTGGTTGCCTAAACAACAAAGTCACGATCGACATGGACATTCCAGAGAATGCCAGTGGAGTGCTTTACAAACTTGGTGCCAATTCAGGTGGTCTCACCCTGTTCATGGATCAAGGGATCCTCACCTACGAGTACAACCTATTCATCATTGAACGCACCAAGCTGCGCTCTGATCAGCCACTACCCGCTGGCAGACACAAGCTGGAGGTGGTGACCGAACACACCGACGACAATCCAAGAGGTCCACTAGCGATCAAAGTGTCCCTTAATGGCACACAACTGATGAAAGGCATTGTGCCAAGAGTGGCAGCGCTGCTGTTCACTGCTAATGACTGCCTGGATGTTGGTCAAGCGCTCGGGTCTCCAGTTTCCCTGGATTACCACGAGCGGGCACCATTTAAATTCAACGGAACGATTCACACCATGCACGTGGAGTATCTCGAATAG
- a CDS encoding helix-turn-helix transcriptional regulator encodes MAFENAHVGSNLDQISESLFASRRTLIQGAKEAFGMGPMEMMKHIRLERVNWILRSTEAREDERFKTISQVAQHYGFQSRGHFAKAYQKLFAETPSETWLKSTNR; translated from the coding sequence TTGGCCTTCGAAAACGCTCATGTTGGAAGCAATCTTGATCAAATCAGCGAATCGCTGTTTGCATCAAGACGAACCCTGATCCAAGGTGCAAAAGAAGCATTCGGAATGGGGCCGATGGAAATGATGAAACATATACGCCTCGAGCGAGTGAATTGGATCCTGCGATCAACGGAAGCACGGGAAGACGAAAGGTTTAAAACCATCAGCCAAGTTGCCCAGCATTACGGATTCCAGAGCCGCGGACATTTCGCCAAGGCCTACCAAAAGCTGTTTGCAGAAACTCCAAGCGAGACCTGGCTGAAGTCAACGAATCGCTGA
- a CDS encoding YidH family protein, translating into MSAEMSNTSTELAKTRNRAAAERTTLAWIRTALALISFGFGLDKIISAIRDAGGNGNASQDIGVQLMSMGFIAVGIFTLLIAMRQHKRELIRLRSDPYLYRDEPSLSIATATAVLVIGVLAFLLLLSGLI; encoded by the coding sequence ATGTCAGCAGAGATGTCCAATACCAGCACGGAATTGGCCAAAACACGCAACCGAGCTGCCGCAGAGCGCACCACCCTGGCTTGGATCCGCACGGCCCTCGCACTGATCAGTTTCGGATTCGGGCTGGACAAGATCATCAGTGCGATCCGGGATGCAGGAGGCAACGGAAATGCAAGTCAAGACATTGGCGTGCAACTGATGTCGATGGGATTCATCGCAGTCGGGATCTTCACATTGCTGATTGCCATGCGCCAACACAAACGTGAACTCATTCGGCTACGCAGCGACCCCTACCTCTACCGAGATGAGCCTTCTCTTTCAATTGCCACAGCAACAGCTGTTTTGGTAATCGGAGTCTTGGCATTTCTATTGCTGCTTTCCGGATTGATCTGA